The following proteins are encoded in a genomic region of Chryseobacterium cucumeris:
- a CDS encoding WD40/YVTN/BNR-like repeat-containing protein, translating into MKKLFSIVLLSVGITAFSQQVESLETILNDKISIRALELYDNKVWYSGTDSKFGFVDLKNYKNQKQIRLSEEKLQFRTLGQNKTSFYAINIESPARFFKIDKKDLKSQVIFKDTAKTAFYDALHFVNDKLAYTFSDADKDHLLKLAVYKDGKWNMFKNNVTLNDGEAAFAASNTNISSSKKYLWIATGGKASRILRMNLKDDKIEVFNTPIIQGEPSQGMYSIDFFEDRFGIAAGGDYTKQDANINNIATTTDAGETWQIQASGQNAGYTTCVKIKPGSKGKEIIAVGDKHISYSSDFGKTWKKISDEKGFFVCQWIDRNNIVLAGNSKIAVMKLKF; encoded by the coding sequence ATGAAAAAACTTTTTTCCATTGTCCTCCTTTCCGTAGGAATTACCGCGTTTTCCCAGCAGGTGGAAAGCCTTGAAACCATTCTTAACGATAAAATCAGTATCAGGGCTCTTGAACTATATGACAACAAGGTCTGGTACAGCGGTACGGATTCCAAATTCGGGTTTGTAGATCTTAAAAACTATAAAAACCAGAAACAGATCAGGCTATCTGAAGAAAAACTTCAGTTCAGAACACTAGGACAGAATAAAACTTCTTTCTATGCAATCAATATTGAAAGTCCGGCACGTTTTTTCAAAATTGATAAAAAAGATCTGAAATCACAGGTGATTTTTAAAGATACTGCAAAAACAGCGTTTTATGATGCTTTGCATTTTGTGAATGATAAACTTGCCTATACCTTCAGTGACGCAGATAAAGATCACCTGCTGAAACTGGCAGTATATAAGGATGGGAAATGGAACATGTTTAAAAATAATGTAACGTTAAATGATGGCGAAGCTGCTTTTGCCGCCAGCAATACCAATATTTCATCCTCTAAAAAATACTTATGGATTGCGACTGGAGGAAAAGCTTCAAGAATCTTAAGAATGAACCTGAAAGATGATAAAATAGAAGTATTCAACACTCCAATCATACAAGGAGAACCTTCGCAGGGAATGTATTCCATTGATTTTTTTGAAGACCGTTTCGGAATAGCAGCAGGAGGAGATTATACCAAACAGGATGCTAATATCAATAATATCGCAACCACAACTGATGCCGGCGAGACCTGGCAGATTCAGGCTTCAGGGCAGAACGCAGGATATACAACCTGTGTGAAAATTAAACCGGGATCAAAAGGAAAAGAAATCATTGCCGTAGGAGACAAACACATCAGCTATTCTTCAGATTTTGGGAAGACCTGGAAAAAGATTTCTGATGAAAAAGGCTTCTTTGTCTGCCAATGGATTGATAGGAATAATATTGTTCTTGCAGGAAATAGCAAAATTGCCGTCATGAAATTAAAATTTTAA
- a CDS encoding amino acid permease, with protein MSKIWVKKPLSAYEADMKKSELKKVLGKWSLTAIGVGAIIGGGIFVLTGTGAYYHAGPALAISFIIAGIACVFAALCYAEFASIIPVEGSAYAYAYGTVGEIFAWAMGWCLILEYAMASMAVSVSWSGYFNKFLKIFNIHLPAYLTSDPASYTGDGFSMNLPAFILVLLITALLVKGTKEAAGANNLIVLMKTSAVIFVIIAGVYIIFSNTDLYNAVDGVKNWKPFIPDPIKIKNSEGDMVSAYGIKGIISGAAAIFFAYIGFDAVSTQAGEAINPKKDVPFAIIASLLICTALYICVSLVLTGMMHYTDFNPEGRYPDAIKAPVAYAFEIAGKHWASNIVTIAATVGLISVVMVMMMGQSRIFIGMAKDGLIPKFFGQLHPKTKTPYKGIILLGIVVALIAAFTPISTLADMTSFGTLFAFTLVCIAVWVMRKKEPNLIRPFKVPAYKIVVALGVIINLYLIFNLSAHALELSAVWLFLGGLVYFLYGKSNSKLNNPEKYQNQD; from the coding sequence ATGTCGAAAATTTGGGTTAAAAAGCCACTAAGTGCCTATGAGGCAGATATGAAGAAAAGTGAGCTGAAAAAAGTCCTTGGAAAATGGAGTTTAACAGCAATTGGAGTAGGTGCTATCATCGGTGGTGGAATCTTTGTTCTTACAGGAACAGGAGCCTATTATCACGCAGGACCAGCACTTGCCATTTCCTTTATCATCGCAGGGATCGCCTGCGTTTTTGCTGCATTATGCTATGCAGAGTTTGCATCCATTATTCCTGTAGAGGGTTCAGCTTATGCTTATGCATATGGAACAGTAGGAGAAATTTTTGCATGGGCCATGGGATGGTGTCTCATCCTCGAGTACGCGATGGCGAGTATGGCCGTCTCCGTGAGTTGGTCCGGTTATTTTAATAAATTTTTGAAGATTTTTAATATTCATTTGCCTGCCTATCTGACATCAGACCCGGCAAGTTATACAGGAGATGGTTTTTCTATGAACCTGCCAGCATTTATTCTGGTTCTTTTAATTACTGCATTATTGGTAAAAGGAACTAAAGAGGCAGCAGGAGCGAATAACCTGATCGTTTTAATGAAAACTTCAGCGGTTATCTTTGTAATTATCGCCGGAGTATATATCATCTTCTCTAATACAGATCTTTATAACGCTGTAGATGGGGTTAAAAACTGGAAGCCTTTTATTCCGGATCCGATAAAGATCAAGAATTCCGAGGGCGATATGGTCTCGGCATATGGTATTAAAGGGATTATTTCCGGAGCAGCAGCTATTTTCTTTGCTTATATCGGTTTTGATGCTGTTTCTACACAGGCTGGAGAAGCTATTAACCCTAAAAAAGATGTACCTTTCGCTATCATCGCTTCACTATTGATCTGTACAGCATTGTATATCTGTGTATCTCTTGTATTGACAGGGATGATGCATTATACAGACTTTAATCCTGAAGGAAGATATCCGGATGCCATCAAAGCGCCTGTTGCGTATGCTTTTGAAATTGCAGGAAAGCACTGGGCGAGTAATATCGTAACGATTGCTGCTACTGTAGGGTTGATTTCTGTTGTAATGGTAATGATGATGGGGCAGTCCAGAATCTTCATCGGTATGGCAAAAGACGGCTTGATTCCTAAATTCTTCGGACAGCTTCACCCAAAAACAAAAACACCTTACAAAGGAATTATCCTGTTGGGAATTGTAGTAGCTTTAATCGCTGCATTTACACCAATTTCTACATTGGCAGATATGACAAGTTTCGGAACCCTGTTTGCATTTACACTGGTTTGTATCGCAGTTTGGGTGATGAGAAAGAAAGAACCTAACCTGATCAGACCTTTCAAAGTTCCTGCTTATAAAATCGTAGTGGCATTAGGAGTAATTATCAACCTATATTTGATCTTTAACCTAAGTGCCCATGCATTGGAACTTTCTGCAGTATGGTTATTCTTAGGAGGTTTGGTATACTTCCTTTACGGAAAATCAAACAGTAAGCTTAATAACCCTGAAAAATATCAGAATCAGGATTAA
- the mltG gene encoding endolytic transglycosylase MltG, whose product MKKAILIVILLVFVVAGFFGLRFYNKYLGNNVEKDGYVLIPHRAGFKQILDSIAPYIKDRESFEAVAKEKGLDTNFKAGRYHIQSGTGNKNLVNMIKAGNQTANSYRIGDFGDMYQMIGKVTKKTEIDSLHFVNDLDAVAQEKGYKNVEDLKKYFFIDTYNFFWTVSPREFFAKFENQYNDFWTSERKNKEQQSGLTRDQIYALASIVYKESGGKKDEMKTIAGLYLNRYRKGMKLQSDPTVIYAINKQTNFKEPIKRVLYKHLSTPSPYNTYANAGIPPGPICVVDKNSIDAVLNAENNNYIFMCADPARFGYHKFTASAEEHAVNAKAYQDWLNSKNIK is encoded by the coding sequence ATGAAAAAAGCAATTCTCATTGTCATTCTGCTGGTTTTTGTAGTGGCAGGATTTTTTGGTTTGAGATTTTATAATAAATATTTAGGAAATAACGTAGAAAAGGATGGTTATGTTCTGATTCCTCATAGAGCAGGATTTAAACAGATCCTGGATTCTATTGCTCCTTATATTAAAGACAGGGAATCTTTTGAAGCTGTAGCTAAGGAAAAAGGCCTTGATACGAATTTTAAAGCAGGGCGATATCATATTCAGAGCGGAACAGGTAACAAAAACCTTGTCAATATGATCAAAGCAGGTAACCAGACTGCAAACTCTTACAGAATCGGGGATTTTGGAGATATGTATCAGATGATTGGTAAGGTGACCAAAAAAACGGAAATTGATTCATTACATTTTGTGAATGATCTGGATGCCGTGGCACAGGAGAAAGGCTATAAAAATGTTGAAGATTTAAAAAAATATTTTTTCATCGATACGTATAATTTTTTCTGGACAGTAAGTCCGAGAGAATTTTTTGCGAAGTTCGAAAATCAGTATAATGATTTCTGGACGAGTGAAAGAAAGAACAAGGAGCAGCAGTCCGGGCTTACAAGAGATCAGATTTATGCTTTAGCTTCCATTGTTTATAAAGAATCAGGAGGGAAAAAGGATGAAATGAAAACCATTGCAGGATTATATTTAAACCGTTACAGAAAAGGAATGAAGCTTCAGTCCGATCCTACGGTAATCTATGCGATTAATAAACAGACCAATTTTAAAGAACCTATAAAAAGAGTATTATATAAGCATTTATCGACACCTTCACCTTATAACACTTATGCCAATGCAGGTATTCCTCCGGGCCCCATCTGTGTAGTGGATAAAAACTCAATAGATGCTGTTTTAAATGCTGAAAACAACAATTATATATTTATGTGTGCTGATCCGGCAAGATTCGGATACCACAAGTTTACGGCAAGTGCAGAAGAACATGCTGTAAATGCGAAGGCTTATCAGGATTGGCTTAACTCGAAAAATATAAAATAA
- the dapF gene encoding diaminopimelate epimerase, whose translation MEFYKYQGTGNDFVMVDNRDLQFTKDKDSIEKLCDRRFGIGADGLILLENDPHYDFKMVYYNSDGGESTMCGNGGRCLVAFAFFLDIFEDKCKFIATDGEHEAEIHNGIIKLKMINVDTISQDGNDFVLNTGSPHYVKYVDNLKDYHVYDEGYGIRNSEKYKEKGINVNFVEKISDNEIFVRTYERGVEDETYSCGTGVTASALTFLQKHNLTSVKVKTLGGNLKVHAEKSGDAFQNIWLEGPAKQVFRGKTDLL comes from the coding sequence ATGGAATTTTATAAATATCAGGGAACAGGGAATGATTTTGTAATGGTAGATAACCGTGATCTCCAATTTACTAAAGATAAAGATAGCATTGAAAAATTATGTGACAGACGTTTCGGAATAGGTGCTGACGGTCTTATTCTATTGGAAAACGATCCTCATTATGACTTCAAAATGGTGTACTACAATTCTGATGGCGGAGAAAGTACAATGTGCGGAAACGGAGGAAGATGCCTTGTCGCTTTTGCTTTTTTCCTTGACATCTTTGAAGACAAATGCAAATTCATTGCGACAGATGGTGAACATGAAGCTGAAATCCATAACGGAATCATTAAATTAAAAATGATCAATGTGGATACTATCTCCCAAGACGGAAATGATTTTGTTCTGAATACCGGATCTCCTCATTATGTAAAATATGTTGACAATCTGAAAGATTATCACGTTTATGACGAAGGATATGGCATCAGAAATTCAGAAAAATATAAAGAAAAAGGAATCAATGTGAACTTTGTAGAAAAAATTTCCGATAATGAAATTTTTGTAAGAACCTATGAACGAGGCGTTGAGGACGAAACTTACAGTTGCGGAACAGGAGTTACAGCTTCTGCTTTAACTTTTCTGCAAAAACATAATCTAACCTCTGTAAAAGTTAAAACTTTAGGTGGAAACCTTAAAGTACATGCTGAAAAAAGCGGTGATGCATTCCAGAATATTTGGCTGGAGGGTCCTGCAAAGCAAGTTTTTAGAGGTAAGACAGATCTTCTTTAA
- the pnuC gene encoding nicotinamide riboside transporter PnuC produces MNLYDLFVKPYESYDSLQIMLEASGAIFGILSVFFSIKKNIWVYPTGIISTLIYVYLLFNAGLLGDCMINVYYTVMSIYGWVLWARNSEDHVHVEVTWATRKEWIHASILFVLSLAFVTFIYYCKPYIDHLEGGYLGLYHLDWANWMDIFTTSIFLVGMWLMAKQRIESWIFWILGDLICIPMMIFKGLGITSVQYLVFTIMAILGYVNWKKSFKEKKVQ; encoded by the coding sequence ATGAATTTATATGATCTTTTTGTAAAGCCTTATGAAAGCTATGATTCTTTACAAATTATGTTGGAAGCATCAGGTGCAATTTTCGGAATACTGAGCGTATTTTTTTCCATAAAGAAAAATATATGGGTGTATCCTACCGGCATTATTTCAACGCTGATCTATGTATATCTTCTTTTCAATGCCGGGCTGCTTGGAGACTGTATGATTAACGTCTATTATACTGTCATGAGTATTTATGGATGGGTTCTATGGGCAAGAAATTCTGAAGATCATGTTCACGTAGAAGTTACATGGGCTACCCGAAAAGAATGGATACATGCAAGTATTCTTTTTGTGCTGAGTTTGGCATTTGTTACTTTTATTTATTATTGCAAACCTTATATTGATCATTTAGAAGGTGGTTATTTGGGATTGTATCATCTCGACTGGGCCAATTGGATGGATATTTTTACCACGTCCATATTTTTAGTAGGAATGTGGTTGATGGCCAAACAGCGCATTGAGAGCTGGATTTTCTGGATTCTCGGAGATCTTATTTGTATTCCTATGATGATTTTTAAGGGACTTGGAATCACTTCGGTTCAATATTTGGTATTTACTATAATGGCGATCTTAGGATACGTCAATTGGAAAAAAAGTTTTAAAGAAAAAAAAGTACAATAA
- the hemN gene encoding oxygen-independent coproporphyrinogen III oxidase — MNSLIDKYNIPGPRYTSYPTVPYWDESTFSPEKWKETVIRSFHESNAEEGISIYIHLPFCEALCTFCACHKRITKQHSVEVPYLESVLKEWKLYLDLFTERPKLKELHLGGGTPTFFSPENLRTLLEGIFSSVDIAEHPEFSFEGHPNNTTKEHLQTLYDLGFRRVSFGVQDYDPKVQKAINRIQPFENVKNVTEWAKEIGYRGISHDLVFGLPHQNWEAMEHTIRKTMELKPDRLAFYSYAHVPWVKGVGQRGFDENDLPSGEEKRRLYEDGKKLLQDLGYIEVGMDHFSLEHDDLYQSLIHKKLHRNFMGYTSSKTQLMVGLGMSAISDSWYAFAQNVKTVEEYQKMVEEGEIPVVKGHVLSEEDLTVRRHILNLMCQLETTFDINNSFPELENALEMLKEMENDGLVEINGTEVKITEAGRAFTRNVAMVFDLRMMRNKPETRIFSMTI, encoded by the coding sequence ATGAACTCTTTAATAGATAAGTATAATATTCCCGGACCGCGTTACACTTCTTATCCTACCGTTCCGTATTGGGATGAATCAACATTTTCACCGGAAAAATGGAAGGAAACCGTAATCAGGTCTTTTCATGAAAGCAATGCAGAGGAGGGAATTTCTATTTATATCCATTTGCCTTTCTGTGAGGCATTGTGTACATTTTGTGCATGCCATAAGCGTATCACCAAACAGCACAGTGTTGAAGTTCCTTATCTTGAAAGTGTTTTAAAAGAATGGAAATTATATCTTGATCTTTTCACTGAAAGACCTAAACTGAAAGAATTGCACCTTGGAGGAGGAACACCCACGTTCTTCTCACCTGAAAATTTAAGAACATTGCTGGAAGGTATCTTTTCATCAGTGGATATTGCAGAGCATCCTGAATTTTCTTTCGAGGGACATCCAAACAATACGACGAAGGAACATCTTCAGACTTTATACGACCTTGGTTTCAGAAGAGTGAGCTTTGGAGTTCAGGATTACGATCCTAAAGTTCAGAAAGCCATCAACAGAATCCAGCCTTTTGAAAATGTGAAAAACGTTACGGAATGGGCGAAGGAAATAGGGTACAGAGGAATCAGCCATGATCTGGTTTTCGGATTGCCACACCAGAATTGGGAAGCAATGGAACATACCATCAGAAAAACAATGGAACTGAAGCCGGACAGACTTGCATTTTATTCTTACGCACACGTTCCATGGGTGAAAGGTGTCGGACAAAGAGGATTTGATGAAAATGACCTCCCAAGTGGAGAAGAGAAGCGTCGTTTGTATGAAGATGGTAAAAAGCTGCTTCAGGATTTAGGATATATTGAGGTTGGGATGGATCACTTCTCTCTTGAGCATGATGATCTGTATCAGTCTCTTATTCATAAAAAACTTCACAGAAATTTCATGGGATATACATCAAGCAAAACCCAGCTGATGGTAGGACTTGGGATGTCTGCTATTTCAGATTCATGGTATGCTTTTGCCCAGAATGTAAAAACAGTTGAGGAATACCAGAAAATGGTTGAAGAAGGTGAAATTCCTGTTGTAAAAGGACATGTTCTGAGCGAAGAGGATCTTACAGTAAGAAGACATATTCTGAATCTGATGTGCCAGCTTGAAACCACTTTTGATATCAACAACTCTTTCCCTGAGCTTGAAAATGCACTGGAAATGCTGAAAGAAATGGAAAATGACGGTTTGGTTGAGATCAATGGAACTGAAGTTAAAATTACAGAAGCCGGAAGAGCATTCACAAGGAACGTTGCCATGGTTTTTGACCTGAGAATGATGAGAAATAAACCTGAAACCAGGATTTTCTCTATGACAATATAA
- a CDS encoding PQQ-dependent sugar dehydrogenase produces MKKLLFCISVFSSLIVNSQSINLEEFATGLTSPVEITNANDSRLFVVQQNGIIKIIQPNGTINATNFLNIGTKIIFGGERGLLGLAFHPQYSANGYFFVYYNNPSGNIIVARYSVSSTDPNVADPASEKILLNIPKPFDNHNGGSIHFAPDGKLWIITGDGGSGGDPNNNAQNKNVLLGKMLRIDVDATGPYNIPPDNPFAGAGVDGADEIWAYGLRNAWKFSFDLTTGNAMIADVGQGAIEEINKMPITQGGLNYGWRCYEGNNTYNPAGCAAQSTMTFPVAVYDHSGGKCSITGGYVYRGTQYPSLQGKYFFADYCSTQIGILDSNNAITWTTPYSGNNFSTFGEDYQKGLYVAAVNSGKIFKITAGTLGTQENNAFGNIKVYPNPASKEVFIDGVKDKKATLEIISADGRKVMETDQIINGKGINISGIPAGVYYINLKSGELKSYSQKLIIK; encoded by the coding sequence ATGAAAAAATTACTTTTTTGCATCAGTGTTTTTTCTTCCTTAATTGTCAATTCTCAAAGCATTAATTTGGAAGAATTTGCCACAGGACTTACGAGTCCTGTAGAGATTACGAATGCCAATGACAGCCGTCTTTTTGTGGTTCAACAGAACGGTATCATTAAAATTATTCAACCCAATGGGACAATTAACGCTACCAATTTCCTCAATATCGGAACAAAGATCATTTTTGGCGGCGAAAGAGGCCTTCTTGGTCTTGCATTTCATCCTCAATACTCTGCTAACGGGTATTTTTTTGTGTACTACAACAACCCTTCGGGGAATATTATTGTTGCAAGATACAGTGTGAGTTCTACAGACCCAAACGTAGCAGATCCTGCTTCTGAAAAAATTCTGCTGAACATTCCCAAGCCATTCGACAACCACAATGGAGGAAGTATTCATTTTGCTCCTGACGGAAAACTCTGGATTATCACCGGAGACGGAGGAAGTGGTGGTGACCCGAATAATAATGCCCAAAATAAAAATGTTTTATTAGGGAAAATGTTGAGAATAGATGTAGATGCTACAGGCCCCTATAACATTCCTCCTGACAATCCTTTTGCAGGAGCCGGAGTGGATGGTGCAGACGAGATCTGGGCTTACGGACTCAGAAACGCCTGGAAGTTTTCGTTTGATCTTACAACTGGAAACGCCATGATTGCTGATGTCGGACAGGGAGCAATAGAGGAAATCAATAAAATGCCTATTACCCAGGGTGGCTTAAACTACGGCTGGCGCTGCTATGAAGGTAATAATACATACAACCCTGCAGGATGCGCTGCACAGTCCACCATGACCTTCCCTGTTGCCGTATACGACCATTCCGGTGGCAAATGTTCCATCACGGGTGGTTATGTCTACAGAGGAACGCAGTATCCTTCACTTCAGGGAAAATATTTTTTTGCAGATTACTGTTCTACCCAGATCGGAATTCTGGATAGCAATAATGCCATCACATGGACAACTCCTTATTCCGGAAATAACTTTTCCACTTTCGGAGAAGACTACCAAAAAGGATTGTACGTAGCTGCCGTAAACAGTGGAAAGATTTTTAAAATAACCGCTGGTACTTTGGGAACCCAGGAAAATAATGCTTTTGGAAATATAAAAGTTTATCCTAATCCGGCTTCCAAAGAAGTTTTCATTGATGGGGTGAAAGATAAAAAAGCAACCCTGGAAATCATCAGTGCAGACGGAAGAAAAGTGATGGAAACGGATCAGATTATTAATGGCAAAGGAATTAATATTTCAGGGATTCCTGCCGGAGTGTATTATATTAATCTGAAATCCGGGGAACTGAAATCATATAGTCAGAAATTGATTATCAAATAG